gcaggcccttcggccctccaagcccacgccgctccctggtccaaactcgaccattcttttgtatccctccattcccactccgttcatgtggctatctagataagtcttaaatgttcccagtgtgtccgcctccaccaccttgcctgacagcgcattccaggcccccaccaccctctgcgtaaaatacgtccttctgatgtccgtgttaaacctccccccccacctcaccttgaacctatgatccctcgtgaatgtcaccaccgacctggggaaaagcttcccaccgttcaccctatctatgcctttcataattttatacacctctattaggtcacccctcatcctccgtctttccagtgagaacaaccccagtttacccaatctctcctcataactaagcccttccataccaggcaacatcctggtaaacctcctctgcactctcgctaaagcctctacgtccttctggtagtgtggtgaccagaaatgggcgcagtattccaaatacagccgaaccaacgttctatacatctgcaacatcagacctcaacttttatactctatgccccgtcctataaaggcaagcatgccatatgccttcttcactaccttctccacctgtgacgtcaccttcaaggatctgtggacttgcacacccaggtccctctgcgtatctacaccctttatggttctgccatttatcgtatagctcccccctacgttagttctaccaaaatgcatcacttcgcatttatctggattgaactccatctgccatttctttgcccaaatttccagcctatctatatccatctgtagcctctgacaatgctcctcactatctgcaagtcctgccaattttgtgtcgtccgcaaacttactgatcaccccagttacaccttcttccagatcgtttatataaatcacaaacagcagaggtcccaatgcagagtcctgcggaacaccactagtcacaggcatccagccggaaaaagacccttccactaccaccctctgtcttctgtgaccaagccagttttccacccatctagccacctccccctttatcccatgggatccaaccttttgcaccaacctaccatgagggactttgtcaaacgctttactaaagtccatatagacgacatccacggcacttccctcgtcaaccattctagtcacttcttcaaaaaactccaccaggttagtgaggcatgacctccctctcacaaaaccatgctgactatcgttaatgagtttattcctttctaaatgcgcatacatcctatctctaagaatcctctccaaaaacttccctaccttggacgtcaagctcaccggcctataatttcccgggttatccttcctacccttcttaaataacgggaccacattagctatcctccaatcctctgggacctcacctgtgtccagtgatgagacaaagatttgcgtcagaggcccagcgatttcatctccctgagcagcctgggatagattccatcaggccctgggaatttatcagtctttatattccctaaaaaacctaacacttcctcccttgtaatgtagATTTTCTCTCACGGGTCAACACtctcctccgagacactcccagtcaacacatccctctcctttgtgaataccgacgcaaagtattcattcaggatctccccaacttctttgggccctaagcataattccccacttttgtccctgagaggtccgattttttccctgacaacccttttgttcctaacgtatgaataaaatgccttgggattctccttaatcctgtctgccaaggacatttcgtgacccctttttgcccttctaattcctcgtttgagttctttcctactttctttgtattcctccagagctccctccgtaaTCTTGTGCAAAAGGGATTGTTAAACCAACCTTTGAGGGCCTCAATTACTCATCAATTCCCAGTAAGCTTCCTTTAATGGTGGGTAAAGGAGGGTCTTGTGTGTGTGGTacggaaggaaactggaacaaagaacaggataggaacagccccttcggcccaccaagcatgCACCCACACGTGGTGCCTTTCTAAAGGCCTTTTGCCTCCACGTgatctgtatctctctattccctgcctattcatgtatctgtcaagatgcctcttaaacgttgctattgtatctgcttctaccatcttaatgtcaacattaagagcattcaaatggttattggataaacatatggatgatattggaatagtgtagattagaggggctttagattggtaccactggtcggcgcaacatcgagggccgaagggcctgtactgcgctgtaatgttctatgttctatctcctatGGCAGCGCATtacaggcacttaccaccctctgtgtaaaatagttGTCTCTcacatcccctttaaactttccccctttttacCTTAACCCTATGTCCCTGAATAATTGACattcctaccctgggaaaaagactccgactatccattctatccatgcctctcacaattttgtaaatttctatcaggtttcccctcagcctccgacattcaagtgaaaacaaaccaagtttgtccaatctctcctcatggctaatacccccaagctaggcagcatcctggtaaactttttctgtacccacttcaaagcctccacatccttctggtagtgtggtgaccagaactgtatgcaatattccaactgtggctcaagtaaagttctatacagctgcaacatgattgccaatttttatactctatgccccgactgatgaaggcaagcatgctacctACATTCTTGCCACATTATTCACCTGGGTTGCCATTTTCAGGGAACTGTGCACCTGTACGCCTAGATCTCTctaatgcttctaagggttctaccatttactgtatacttccctcctgcattagtcCTTCCAACAATCATCACCTCGCATTGgtgcagattaaattccatctgccgtctctccgcccaagtcttcagcctatcctgctgtatcctctggtaaTCCTCCTGACTACCCACAGCTCCCCCAATCTTTGtattgtccacaaacttactaatcagatcacctACATTCTCCTTCAATTATGCTACGAACAGGAATTGTCAGCAAAGAGTACTTAGCACTGTTCAAGACTTTTTAAAGTCAAAACTGAAGTTTATACTTTGCATCAAAGATTGAAGTTTGGAAGTAAAGTATCATTTCAGTAAAAGCGCTGATTTAAGGGTCTGAAACAGTGGTTCTTATGGGGACACTGCAGCTCGTCTTATTTGGAAGACTGAAACGATTCAACACATCATATGTTTAGAACAAAGCTGATTAATTGGACCTAAATCCAAAATATTAAAATCCAGCCCCGTTCTCGGGGTTATtcacatcagcagaaacaaagcCCCACTGTCGgagtgaacatggttcagtcctggatgtgattcacAAGAGCACCAAAATCCACTCGGTATCATCAGacatgaacttgctggtgtctcagcaggtcaggcgaacaagtgaatccctttccacaaacagaacatttaaatggcctctctccagaatgaactcgctggtgaatgAGTAGATGGTacgatcgagtgaatcccttcccacatacagagcaggtgaatggtctctctccagtgtgactgcgccgatgagtttccagctgggatgggtaattgaattccttcccacacacagagcaggtgaacggtctctccccggtgtgaatgtgtcGATGAGATTCCAGCTTGGAAAGGGTcttaaaacccttcccacacacacagcaggtgaacggtccttccccagtgtgaacccgttggtgcGTCAGCAGATTGGAGCTACaagtgaatcctttctcacacacagagcaggtgaaaggcctttccccggtgtgactgcgtcggtGGATTTCCAGATAGGATGCACAATTGAATCTCTTCCTGCatacagagcagctgaatggcctctccccggtatgAATGCGTTGGTGTTTCATCAAGTGAGATGAACAAATGAATCTcttttcacacacagagcagctgaaaggcctttccccagtgtgactgcgctgatgAATCGCCAGGTGAGCTGGgcaattaaatcccttcccacacatggagcagatgACTGGTTTCTCCATAGTGTGACTACGTTGATGAGTTTCCAGCCTGGGAAAGGttttgaatccctttccacactctgagcaggtgaatggtctctctcccgtgtgaactcgttggtgtgccAATAGGCTtgacaactgagtgaatctctttgtgcacaaagagcaggagaatggcctctccccagtatgaacccgctggtgtgtcatcAGGTGGGAGGACtgggtgaatcctttcccacatacagagcaggtgaaaggcctctctccagtgtgactacgCCGATGGATTTCGAGGTAAGCTGGCCGAATGAAgcctttcccacacactgagcaagtgAAGGGCTTCTCCGTCGTATGAATTCCTTGGTGCGTCTGCAAACTGGACAATTGACTGAATCGcttttcacacacagagcaggcaaatggtttctcccctgtgtggctacgtcgatgagtttccaattCAGAAGGATagctaaatcccttcccacagtctccacatttataGGGTTGCTCCCCAGTGTGATTTCGTTTGTGTCTCTCCAGATTGAATGACCGACTGAAGGCTCGGCCACAGATAGAACACATGTATGGTTTCTCCCCTTCCTGAATGGTGTGCTTCCCTTCCATATTCAGGGGTGGATAAGGTTCAGGCTGCAATAAATGGAATAACACTGGCAGATCTTGATGTGATGAGCTTCCCATATGTAAATCTTCCATTTCGAAAACCCTGTAAAGTGAGTTTATAAATATCATTACTGCAAAGATCACACACTAATTCAAAATACATTTTAACTTCCCGTCGAACATTGTTTTCTGACAGTCTTTAGAAGGTGTAAAAAATCATTCTTCCCTTGGGATCCAAATTTGGAATCAGCACTCTTCAATCCAATCATTTGCCCCTTCGTTCCTGCTGGCAATGATTCCAAAAAACACTGCTCCCCACCTGGCtcaaacccccccgcccccgcgctGCTGTCTCCGCTCCCCCCACCTGGGCGCTGCTGTCTCCCACCCCCGGGCACTGCTGTCTCCCCACCCCGGGCGCtgctgtctcccctcctcccacctcccccaggtGCTGctatcaccgcccccccccccccccccccccccgggtgctGCTATCACCCCCCGCCACCCGCTATCACCCCCCGGGTGCTGCtatcagcccccccacccccccgggtgctgctatctccccccccccctcccacccaggtGCTGctatctcctcctctcccccccgctgGGTGCTGGTatcccctcctccttccctgcttctatcttatctattcccttcacaatcttatatgtttctgtaagatctcccctcattcttctgaattccaatcagtatagccccagtctactcggtctctcctcataagccaaccctctcaactctggaatcaacctaatgaatctcctttgtacccctccagtgccagtatatcctttctcaagtaaggagaccaaactgtacacagtactccaggtgtggcctcaccagcaccttatacagctgcaacataacctcgctgtttttaaactccatccctctagcagtgaaggacaaaattccatttgccttcttaattacctactgcacctgcaaaccaactccttgagattcctgcacaaggacacccaggtccctctgcacagcagcatgctgcaattttttaccatttaaataatagtccattttgctattattcctaccaaaaaggatgacctcacatttaccaacattgtactccatctgccaaaccctcgtccactcacttagattatctatatccctttgcagactttcagcgtcctctgcacactttgctcttccatccagcttagtgtcattggcaaattttgacacactacactccaactccaaatcatctatgtaaatcgtaaacaattgcggtcccaacactgatccctgagtcacaccactagtcactgatcgccaaacagaaaaacacccatttgcccccactctttgctttctgttagttaaccaatcctctatccatgctaatacattacccgtaacactgtgcacctttatcttatgcagcagtctttggtgcggcaccttgtcaaatgccttctggaaatccagatacaccacatccacaggttccccattgtccactgcacatgtaatgttctcaaagaattccaccaaattagtcacacatgacctgcccttcatgaacctatgctgcgtcgtcccaatgggacaatttttatcccccccccaccccggcgctgctgtctctctcccttccccccactcccgggCACTGctgtctcccccccacctcacccccgggcactgctgtccccccccccaccgctgctgtctccccccccccctctgggcgGCTGCTGTCCCCCCCTCCCGCTGACTTCCCCCTCTCCGGGCGCTGCTGTCTCTCTGGCCCCCCTGGGGGctgctgtccccccccccccgggcgctgctgtcgcgcccccctcccccgggcactgctcccccccgcccgccccccctggGCTAtgctgtctccccctcccccccgggcactgctgtctccccctcccccccgggctATGCTGTCTCCCCCTCGGGCACTGCTGTCTCCCCCTCCCGGGCACTGCTGTCTCCCCCGGGCTATGCTGCCTCCCCCGGGCACtgctgtctccccctcccccccgggcactgctgtctccccctccctccccgggctatgctgtctccccctcccccccgggctatgctgtctccccctcccccccgggcactgctgtctccccctcccgggcactgctgtctcccccccccccccgggctgctGACGGTTCTCACTCGTGGGCCTTTGCCGCCCGCTCTGTCTTGGGGGCGGTTACAGCGCGAGCCGGGACAAAGAAACAACCAACCGGAAATCCCGCCTCTCCATCTCCCCATTGGCGGCTGAGCTGCAACCGCTGCATCGCCCCACTCCCGCTATGGTGCGCCATTGGTCCAGAGGTCTGTCAATCACTCTTTTTTTTGACAGGCAAGTAATTATAGGTGTTTATTCTGTAAAGTGCGCATcttaatttgaaacaaaaatagtAGATCAATATGGATTTGTCAATCACTCTGGGGCCTGTTAATCTATTGATTCTATGGACTGACAACCCTTTCTTCTCAATTTGACAATATCATCAATCTGCATTCGAAGGGGCCCTGGCGGCATACGCGAAGGGCTTGTCCATCCCATTTTCAGTGATGTGACAGCAGTGCACCAAAGTCACagattaaaataattttttttggtTGAAATGGGTCAATGTGTTGGATGACAGTAATTAACGTTTAACCTTAGGAAAAACCTCTGCCTGTGAAGCTTCTCAAGACCATGTGTGGTATTTTCATAGTAGGGTGTGCAAGGGGACCAGCATGGAAGCAAAATTTAGCATAAATTTTCCGTAATAATTGACTAACCCAGGAAGGATTTTAGCTCCGTGGTGTTCCTTGGGATCGGTCCCTCTTTGATGGTCTTTACTTTATCCTCTACTGAATGTAACCACTTGCGGTCTGCTCGGTAGCCAAAATAAGTTACTTCGAGCACCTGGAAAATGCGTTCCtccctcttcaaaaaaactcctgCACTGGAAAATTGCTGCAGAATTTCTGGGTTGGCCAGGTTTTCCTGTTCTGAAGTCCCCGAAACCAGACGTCATCTGAGTATATTGCGACCTTGGGTAGgccttgaaggatgttctccataaccctttgaAAGATTGCACATGCCGATGAGACCCCGAAAGGCAAACGGGTATACTCGTACAGTCCCTTAtacagcaaagaacagtacaggaacaggccctacagcccatcaagtgtgcactgacacatgacacctttctaaacgaAAAACTTTTTGACTCTAcgtggtctgtatccctctattccctgcctattcatgtatctgtcaagatgcctcttaaacgttgctattgcatCTAATTCTACCAttccagcgcattccaggcacttaccaaactctgcgtaaaaaaccttACCTCTTGCATCTCTttaaaactttccccctttcactgtAAACTTCTGTCCCCTAATAATTGACAATTCTACCcttggaaaaagactctgactatccaatctatccatgcccctcataagtttgtaaatttctatcaggtttcccctgaGCTTCcaatgttcaagtgaaaacaaatcaagtttgtcTCTCCTCACCCTGTCTCCTTCTCCCAGtgcctcaccctgtctccctctcccggtGCCTTACCCTGTctcctaattgaatggcagaacaggctcaatttGCTGAATGGGGTACACCTGCTTCAGAATAAATGGGAGCCACTGTCTAATAAAAAAAAGTGAAGTGTTTGTATTAGCTGGTTTCTTGTATGTGGTCAGATGTCGATGTTGCAATCTCAGTTTGCTGGCAGGTATTTGGTAGAGTTGGCTTCGAGAACCAGGAAACACACTTAttccagcagagagggagagagagcagcctgCAGTCTATTTTCTCTGCTGAAGACTTTCTTGGCATTGCATGTGTCACTTAGGAGTATCTCATGGCTGGGCAGCCTTGCCTTGAAATactccattcattgtgtatttccaagcgGTTTTGGGCTAGAAAAATTGTATTTTCAAAAACAAAGGGGCCATAGCTTTGTGATAATATTCAAGGGAAATTGATAAGTTTGGAATTCCAAAGAAATCCTGATACTGGGATGTGTCTTGAAAGATCATAGGAaattggagtaggccattcagcatcttgagcctgctccattcaacaaaatcatggATGGTCTGAAACAGGAGACCTCTTACTAAGCTATGCCTCTGGTCCTAGAtttccccatgaggggaaacaaacTCTCAGCAACTACCCTGTCCAgaatcttatacgtttcaatacgatcacctcttattcttgtgAACTCCAGTAGGTTTCGGCCCAATCTGCTCAAcaggactggggtaagcacatttATGGGTTGCTTCCTTCTGCTGAGCTTTGAGCATTTATTAATTGGTTGAGCTGACCATATTGACACTCCATTGTCCAAGCAATATTGATGTTTCACCATTTTTAGTAGAAAGACCAAAAGAACGATGAAATACACACAAACAATCAAAACACATTTGTACTGTTTTTCATCTTACCATTTTACCAACAAACAGCCAATAATATTGAAACTGACAAACGCACCATGTGAATAAAAGCAGAGGTCAGATAGAAAGCAAGGATTCATGTAGCTGAACAATTACTTCAAGCTGACGATAGTAGGATTCAGTTTAATACAAGTTAAATGTTGGACTGCGGTGAGGAAGTATCACAAGCTCATGAATGGACTCTTGGGGATGGGAGGTGAAAATCCTGAACACATTTAAGAAACAACTGAATTCTGCTGTGGGGAAACTTTAGGCCATCTCTGGATACATGGACTATGATTCAAAAGAATCCTGAAATGCGATGGTCACACAAGCTAGCCTCTGGTAAACTAAAGATGGATTTTCCTTGTTCCATTTTCCTGCCAATTATCTGTCCTTGCCCCTTGTGTATTGACTGACCTTTCTCCATGTGGCCATTCTTTAAGTGCAATTCTATACAGCACGTGGCAATAGATATTCAATTATAATTAAACTCAGTGTTAATCACATTAAAATTCAGCGATCAAGTAGATTACTTCCTGCAACTGGACAAATGGTAGTACGTCTCCTTGTTacccccctctcttcctcctgggctgaagggcttggTGATTCATTGCATGCATAAAGCAGCTTTTGAATTAAGCAATCTGTAATTGCAACAGAATTTAAGAATGACATGTTTGGATACTTACAGGATTGGAATAATCTGCGTCAAGAATCATTAGATATAACTACACTAAATAAGTATCCATAATTCTAGATTGATCACCTCATGGGCTAAATCTAGACGGAATGGAAAAACCAAGCCTAGGCGCCAAAGTTCCTTCACTAGGATATACAACTATATCCGAAACCACTTTCACCTTGACAATACTACAATTCAGAACTATACTTCTTGTCTGAAAGAGGCCAAGCTTCTCACCATCTCAATCAACAGTGGTCTGATCAGTTGGAAGACAATATACTCCTGCAATGGAGGAGTTATTCCACAATATAAACTGTAAAATTAGAAACAAGATATATAATGTATGCTGTTAATTGGCTGTGCTCAGCTCACAGAGAACTGCTCATCTCTTTGCATGATTCTGTTATGGACATCAGATCTGATAAGAAGTCGTCTTTCAAAGATTCTTCGTAGTCTCTCGTGGCACCTTTTTGATAATCCACAAGATAGttctaaacaaaaaaaacaacagcTTTAGTCCAATCGAAAATCATTGCCAAGGAAATATAATTGTAACTTGTATGTAACCACAGCTCTAATCATCTGTGCAATATGAGTGACTCCACATCTCTATAACAAAGAACCAAAGAAAACTGAGTTAATCCTCCCCTTGAATATCAA
Above is a genomic segment from Mustelus asterias chromosome 11, sMusAst1.hap1.1, whole genome shotgun sequence containing:
- the LOC144500567 gene encoding uncharacterized protein LOC144500567 isoform X2; its protein translation is MEDLHMGSSSHQDLPVLFHLLQPEPYPPLNMEGKHTIQEGEKPYMCSICGRAFSRSFNLERHKRNHTGEQPYKCGDCGKGFSYPSELETHRRSHTGEKPFACSVCEKRFSQLSSLQTHQGIHTTEKPFTCSVCGKGFIRPAYLEIHRRSHTGERPFTCSVCGKGFTQSSHLMTHQRVHTGERPFSCSLCTKRFTQLSSLLAHQRVHTGERPFTCSECGKGFKTFPRLETHQRSHTMEKPVICSMCGKGFNCPAHLAIHQRSHTGERPFSCSVCEKRFICSSHLMKHQRIHTGERPFSCSVCRKRFNCASYLEIHRRSHTGERPFTCSVCEKGFTCSSNLLTHQRVHTGEGPFTCCVCGKGFKTLSKLESHRHIHTGERPFTCSVCGKEFNYPSQLETHRRSHTGERPFTCSVCGKGFTRSYHLLIHQRVHSGERPFKCSVCGKGFTCSPDLLRHQQVHV
- the LOC144500567 gene encoding uncharacterized protein LOC144500567 isoform X1: MGNLWMWCIWISRRHLTRVFEMEDLHMGSSSHQDLPVLFHLLQPEPYPPLNMEGKHTIQEGEKPYMCSICGRAFSRSFNLERHKRNHTGEQPYKCGDCGKGFSYPSELETHRRSHTGEKPFACSVCEKRFSQLSSLQTHQGIHTTEKPFTCSVCGKGFIRPAYLEIHRRSHTGERPFTCSVCGKGFTQSSHLMTHQRVHTGERPFSCSLCTKRFTQLSSLLAHQRVHTGERPFTCSECGKGFKTFPRLETHQRSHTMEKPVICSMCGKGFNCPAHLAIHQRSHTGERPFSCSVCEKRFICSSHLMKHQRIHTGERPFSCSVCRKRFNCASYLEIHRRSHTGERPFTCSVCEKGFTCSSNLLTHQRVHTGEGPFTCCVCGKGFKTLSKLESHRHIHTGERPFTCSVCGKEFNYPSQLETHRRSHTGERPFTCSVCGKGFTRSYHLLIHQRVHSGERPFKCSVCGKGFTCSPDLLRHQQVHV